The window TTGAAAATATGGCAAATCAGATGGGGAAACCGCCTTCGGCGGGATTGACGGGTGATTTCGCCTCCGGCGGCCAAAGGGCTATACCCTTTGGAATCCCATTGTCGCCTTCGGCGAAAGTTAGTCAATAAGAACAGCCAGATCGTATTACGCTCCAAGACGCCACCCAAACTACCATCGTGAGGTTTGCGAGAGTGGTATAGCTGCAAGGCGACGGGCACAATTGAAGCACAGGCGTAGCAGCGCTACGTCGAGCATTCAATTGCGCCCGGCAACGCCACAGATATGCCGCTATCGCAAACCGAGGAGCCTGCACAACCCAAAAGGCCAGGACTCCATTCCGCTTTCTTTTGAGGGGCGATCACGGAATGAAGGCCAGGCCTTCTTAAGGAATGCTGGGCAGTAGAAAGGAAGAGAACTACCCAACGTGGTCATTGGCGACGGGGGCACGCCACCAATGACCGATTTGACTGTTCCCTAGGACTCCAGGGTGTTGCGAATTGCTTCGAGGAGTTCCTTGGGATTGAAGGGCTTTTTGAAGGACGCCACAGCGTTCTTGATGGCCAGATGAATGCCGGAAAGGCCGCTGACCACGATGACGGGAGTGTCCTTGTATTCGGGGTCCTGCACCATCTTGCGATAGAAGCGCGGGCCCCACTCATTGGGCATTTCAAGATCCAGGGTGACGAGATCGGGCTTTTCCTGCTTGAGCAGACCGATGGCCTCCTCCACATTGGATGCGGTGCAGGTTTCGAACCCGTCGTCCTGAAGGATATCAACGAGATATTTGACGATGTACGGATCGTCGTCGATGATGAGAATTTTGCGAGACATGTATCGACCCCCTCGGTCTACTCTATTGTTGGCTAACGGGCCCCTGCCCGACGCCGGTTGGGAAAACCCCACAGTTCATTAACACAATTACAGTTCAAATGGTAGTTCCACCGTCACTTCGATTCACGCCAACGCATGGTCGATGATCTTCTTGATCTCGTCCGGAACGGGCGGCTTCTGGACGTATGCAAAGGGGTCCGGATACGAGGCATGTCCCACACCCATAATTTTCAGGGCATGGCTGAAGGTGTCGGCCCCCACTGCGGAGAGCATGATGACCGGCACCTTCTTCAGTTCCTCATCTTCCTGCAGCCCCTGATACATAACCAGCCCACCCTCTCCCGGCATCATGACGTCGAGTACGATCAGGTCCGGCTTCAGTTCCCAGGCGAGCTCGAGTCCCTCGCGGGCGTTACGAGCCAGGTGAGGCTCGTAACCGCTGGTCTCGAGCAGCGTCTTGAGAAAGAGCCGCATGTTCATCTCGTCGTCCACTACCAGGACTTTCTTGGTGGCTTCAGTCATGGGCATACCGCTGCTTGGTTAGTCGACAATCCAGTCGGGATGATTGACACTGGCCACCGGACAGGCGGAGCGCAATACAACCTCTTCCAGAGTGGTACCGATCTCAGCTTCTTCAGCGGGCACGTCCTTGGAGTGGTGCGCCATAACGATGAGATCGCCTTCCTTCTCGCGAGCGTACTTCAGAATCTCGACGTGGGGAGCGCCTTCACGCACGTCCACTTCGACCATGTTGAAGTCGCCAACCTGGGAAAGGTACTTTTCTTCGATCTTCTTCTTGGCTGCGGCGATTTCCTGCTCGATCTCTTCCTGCGTAGGCTTGCCGCCCAGCGCATTGATATTCACGGAATGGAAGATATGCAGAGGACATCCGATGTCCTTGGCGACCTTCAACGCAAAGGTGAAGGCGTAATCTGCGGCCTTGGAGAAGTCGGTGCAGTACACGATGCTGGAGAAAAGGTTCCAACAGGTGTTGCACGGACGATTGACGATCAGGACCGGACAGCGGGCACGCTTGGCTACGGTCATCATGGTGTTGCCCATGATGGCGCGGTAACGTCCGCCACCCTCTTCAGGACGGGTGTTGGCGCCCATGACGATCATATCCGTGCTTTCCTTGCGGGCAAGGCGGAGAATCTCGGTGGACGGTACACCGACCGTGGTCATGATACGGGTCTTTTCGCCGTACAGCTTGAGCTGATTGTCGTAGGTGTTGCTGAGCTCTTCACGGACCCAGGCTTCATAATCCTCGCCCAGATCTTCACGATCACCGGTGCGGACATCGGTAACCTCGACGCTGAACCCGCGGGACGGGACGCCGAGAACGTGGAAGAGTAACAGTTCCGCATCTTCGCGCTCGGCAAGGTCAAAAGCGATCTTGGCCGGGCTGTCACATACCGGAGAACCACTGGTCGCAAACAAGATATTGTCAAACATAATCCTATCCTTTTATGCTGCAATGTTCAGGATAACGCTGGAAACCGAGTTGCCAGGAAATCCCCTCAATGAACTCGAACAGACTGTAATCCGTATCGAACTCCATCATGTTCACGGTGTCGCCAAACACAGAGTGCTTCAACATGCCCAACCGGATGGGCGTATCGAGCATCTGGTGAAGTTGGAAGCTTCTGAGCTCCTGCTCAGAATCGTTGTGCCAACCAGTCAAGGAGCAGAGAAAATTGAAACGGGGCTCGCCCGGAAATCCAACCATCTCTACCCGCTTGACCAGTTCCAGGTGCGTCAAACCCTCATTTTCGCAACCTGAATCAGGACATCCTGCACATTCTTCCATGAAGGGTGGGATGAACACACTGATCTCCTGGAACTGGGGATAGCGCTGCATCATTTCGTAGAATGACCGCAGTGAATATCCTTCGCCCAGTCGAATCCTGCCCGCGAGCACGGACAGCGGACGAGCCACTTCCTGCTCCAAATCATTGAGCAGCATTCCGTTTCGTGCGAGCAGCGTGGTGTTCATCATCTTCCCCTTGGTTACTTCTTATGGCATTCGCCGCAGGCCACGGGTCCCTTGAGGGACTTCTTGTGGCAATCGATGCACTGACGGTGGTAAGCGCGCATCAGCGGGGTGCCGCCGTCGGAGCGTTTCACAGCGTGGCAGGATTCACAGGTCTCGCCTTCGCTGGAGTTCTCCATGTCGCGTTTGCCGTCGTCAGTTTTGCTGTGGTGGCAGACCACGCAATCTTCGAGTTCGGCTTTTTCATTGTGAGCATCGTGCTCGAATGCGACCTGCGGTCGCTCCAGTTTGCCGAAGGCATCAACCGGTACCTGTGTCATGTCATCCTGGGAAAAGGCGACGGGTGCCATGTAGACAACCATCAGGGCGGCAATCATCGCCATGAAGGCCAGGAGCTGAATCTTCTGTTTCTTCTTCATCACAAGCTCCTTACATTTCCGGCTTTTCCATCAGCTCATAAATAATGTCGCCGATGAATTTACCGTGCATTCCAAGATCATAGTGACCGATGATGTCTTCCAGACCGCCGTGGCAGTTGTGGCAAGGAATAATGATATCCTTGACGCCGGTAGCTGCCAGCTGTTCGGCCTTTACTCGGTTGCCTTCCATGCGGGTGGCCTTGAACGGCGGACCGCAGTTGATGATGCCGCCACCGGCGCAGCAACAGTAGTTGTGCTCGCGGTTGG of the Pseudodesulfovibrio sp. zrk46 genome contains:
- the divK gene encoding DVU0259 family response regulator domain-containing protein, with the translated sequence MSRKILIIDDDPYIVKYLVDILQDDGFETCTASNVEEAIGLLKQEKPDLVTLDLEMPNEWGPRFYRKMVQDPEYKDTPVIVVSGLSGIHLAIKNAVASFKKPFNPKELLEAIRNTLES
- a CDS encoding response regulator encodes the protein MPMTEATKKVLVVDDEMNMRLFLKTLLETSGYEPHLARNAREGLELAWELKPDLIVLDVMMPGEGGLVMYQGLQEDEELKKVPVIMLSAVGADTFSHALKIMGVGHASYPDPFAYVQKPPVPDEIKKIIDHALA
- a CDS encoding universal stress protein, producing MFDNILFATSGSPVCDSPAKIAFDLAEREDAELLLFHVLGVPSRGFSVEVTDVRTGDREDLGEDYEAWVREELSNTYDNQLKLYGEKTRIMTTVGVPSTEILRLARKESTDMIVMGANTRPEEGGGRYRAIMGNTMMTVAKRARCPVLIVNRPCNTCWNLFSSIVYCTDFSKAADYAFTFALKVAKDIGCPLHIFHSVNINALGGKPTQEEIEQEIAAAKKKIEEKYLSQVGDFNMVEVDVREGAPHVEILKYAREKEGDLIVMAHHSKDVPAEEAEIGTTLEEVVLRSACPVASVNHPDWIVD
- the tmcA gene encoding acidic tetraheme cytochrome c3 TmcA; the encoded protein is MKKKQKIQLLAFMAMIAALMVVYMAPVAFSQDDMTQVPVDAFGKLERPQVAFEHDAHNEKAELEDCVVCHHSKTDDGKRDMENSSEGETCESCHAVKRSDGGTPLMRAYHRQCIDCHKKSLKGPVACGECHKK